CGGCGCCGCCGAACTCGCGGACGATCTGGCGGAAGGCGTAGTTGGTGAACCCCGCCATTGGGGCCTGCAGGATCGGCGGGTCGACCAGCTGCGTGCCGATGTAGAACGGCTTCGCCAGCGGACGCGGGAGGTCGGCGAAGTCGATCGAAGTTTCGGTCGTGGCGGCTGGCATGATGTGCGAAGAGCCCCCGGGATGAACCCGGGGGCTCGCTAGTTGCTGTGTAAAGGTTGCTAATTCACTCGAACGCTTAGTCGCGGTCGAGGACTTCGCGGAGGCGGCGGACGACGATCGAGCGCTCGCGTTCGCGGCCGAGGAGCCGTTGCAGCGGGCGGCGGACTTCCTGGTGACGTTCGGCGAACGTCGACGGGGTTTCGTCGTTCTTCTTTGTCGCTTCAGCGCCTTCGGTCGGCGTCACCGGTTCGGTCGCGGCGACCGGTTCGATGCCGCCTTGGCCAAAGTTCAATTGATCGGTCGTCGTTGAGACGCGGATCATCATCGCGACCAAGCGATCGGCCGGCACTTCCGCCGGGGCGGCGAGTTCCGTGTAGGCAGCGATCTCTTGGTTGTACTCGCGAGCGCGAGCGACGAACGCGCGACGTTGCAGCGAGAGCAACTGTTGCGCGGCGAGCAGGTCGCTGCCGTCGCCTGACGGGTTGCGGTTGGCGCTGACCAACGCGCGGAAGGCTTCGGCGTCCTCAATCGCTTGGGTCATGTCGCGCAGCTCGGCGTGACGGAGCGAGAGGACTTCAGCGAGTTTCTTCGCCGTGAGGTCTTGGCGTTGGGCGAAGATCTCTTCGTACTCAGCGTTGTAGCGACCGCAGTGGGGAACGTCGGCCGGGAGGGGGAGCGAGCTTGCCCCGCCGCCGAGGAGAGTGTGGAGTTGCAACTGAGCGGATTGAGCGGCCTTCTTCGCCAGTTCCACGCGGTTGGCCAGTTCCGTGCCGCGGGCGTCCCACTGTTGGCCCGGAATGCTGACGCCGGCGCGCAACGTGGCGAGTTCTTGCGTTTCGAGCAGGGCCAGATAGTAGTCAGCCGTGGCGGCGGCGAGGTCCCAATAGGCTTTGGCCCGTTGGGTCTGGTCTTGGCGGGTGCGGGAATCGCGGACTGCTTCGCCGAGCGTGACCGGCGTGCCGGTGAGCGTCGCGGCGGCAGGAGCCTTCATCAGGTCCTGCATCATCTTCGAGGGTTTGGGACCCTTGGTGAGAAGCGACCGTTGATCGGTGGCGGCAGGTTCCAGGGCTGCGGCAGCAGCTGGGGGCGTGTGAGCTGCGGCACTGGCGGCGGGACCGGCAGCAGGGCCGAGCTCAGCGGCTGCGGAGGCGGCGGGAGCGGGCGCCCCAAATGGGTTGCCGGCAGGCGTCGGCTCCGAGGCGCCGGCGGGCGGGGCCGCCATCGTCGGGGCGGGCGACCCATCGAACATGTTCTTCAGATCGGCGTGCGCGTCGGCGGCTTCGGCGGGAGCAGCGGCGGGTTGGCCTGCCTCGGCCACGGGGGCCGATTCGGGGGCTGCGGCCGCGGCGTCGGACTCGGAGTAGCGGCCAGTTTGAGCGTGGGCGACATGCCCGAGACAAGCCAGGGTCATCCCGGCGAGAAGCAGCCTCATCGTGTAAATCCTCCGTCGGTGGTCGGCGCCGGCGTGGCGGGCGAGGTTCGTAGGCAGGCGGGCGAAGTAGGCGGGCGGGCGAAGTAGGCGGGGGGTGTCCGAATCCCCGGAAAGCAGAAGGTATTAGGGTCGCACGGGGTGGGCCGGGAGTCAATCGTTTGGCGGGCTTCCGCGGGGAGAGATTGGGGCTGCGGTAGGCGTTTTGTCGGACTCTGGGTGGGGTAGGTGGTTCGGGCTAAGTTCTGGCGCTGGCTTGACCGGCGGAGATGTCGTGTCGCGTGGCTCGAATCGGTGAATGCGATTTTAGGCGACACTAAGAAATCGTTGTTAAGTTGTTTCTTTGCATGAGGTTGCGATGCTCTGTGTCGCCTTTGATGTCGCATTCGAGGCGACATCAGGGACGACGCGACAGGTCGACGGCTGCGGCATTGGTGAACCCGTTTCAGGGAGCTTCCCATCGGTGCGGTAGTGTGTACGGGTGTTCATTTTCTGAAGTGGCGCGGCCAAATGCAAGTCGCAAAATGCTATATTTGCTCGGCCCAGGCCTCCTCCCGGAGAGGAGCGCGTTTTCGGAACGCGGATACAATGTCTGCCGCGGTGGGGGCGGAACCCGGCGACTGCAAACGAAACCTGTGACGCGAAGCCGATGAAGAGCAATCCTCCACCCGCCGCCACTCCAGAGGAGCCCGCCGTGCTGGCGGCCTCAGGGTCCAAGTCGTGCGTGCAGAAGCATGGGGCCGTGGCCGTGGGGGCGCAGGCCTCGGGGGCGATGGCGATTGCCGCGTTCACCGTCGGCGCGCTGGCCGTGGGGGCGGTGGCGATCGGGGCGCTCGCGATTGGCCGCTTGGCGGTGAAGCGGCTGACGGTGCGGCAAGCTCGGTTCAATCGGTTGGAGATTGACGAGTTGTCGGTGGGGAAACTGCGGGTGCGCGAGATCATTACCGACTGATGGTAGTTGATAACGCTGCTTCGCTAGCGCCGTTAGGCTGACGCCTCTTGCGGCTGCGCCGCCCCGGTAGGCGGGTACGCCAAGCGGGGCTACCCGCTACGCGACGACCTGCCACCCACCCGCCAGTATCTTAAGTAGACAAGTTGGGCGAATAGACTGGAAACTCTCCAGTAAATCATCTCAATCAGCGTCGCTTGTTTCGCATCTCCTCGCAATGCGCCTCGGCAGCGTTTCCGAGAAAAAGTTGCATACGATAAGGTCCATCGGTAGACTGGCCGCATCGTGTGCCCGGAACACCCACGAGAAGAGGATTCTGCTAATGCGCTCAAGTTATCTTTCTTATGCCGTATTCTCGGCATTCATTAGTTTTTCTTTCGCAGTTGGGGCGTTCGCAGCGCCCCCCAGTCCGACGCCCCTGGCCACGTTTCACGTGCCGGGACTGGCGACGAACGATTATCTGGGGTGGAGTCTTGCCACCGACGGGCAGCGGGTGTTGGTTGGGACTGGCTTAGGGTCTGCCTACTTATACGATCCATTCACCCAGCAGCAGTTGGCGAAAGTGACGCTCCCGAGTGCAGATGTCGGCACTTCCGTGGCATTGCAGGGGGATAGCGCCGTTATTGCCGGGACTTTCGATACGTATGTCTACAACTTCGCAGATCTCACAAATATTTCGAAAATCAAGCTCACCCCGAGCGACTATCCCGGGACGCGAGTTGGGTTTTCCGTCGACATGAGCGGCGACGTCGTGATCGCAGCTGCTGCCAAAGACCCGAACAATGCGGCGATCGGCGGTGCAGCGTATTTGTTCGACCGCGTTACGGGCAATCAAATTGCGAGATTGGTCGCGAACGATGGCCAGGAGAACGACGGCTTCGGCGTTGCCGTCGCGATCGACGAAGGTCGCGCTGCGGTGGCTGCTCTGCAACCCTTATCTTCCAGCGGGGGCGCAGTCTACCTGTTCGATGCGGAACCAAGCACTGTCGGTAATCGACAGCTCGCGAAGTACGCTCCTGCTCCCGGCCTGCAAAGCCCTGGCCAGTTCGGATACAACGTGGACCTGAACGATGAGACGCTCGTCGCCACGCAGCCGTTCGGGCAATCATTCATTTGGCCGACTGCCGGAACGCCGGCGCCGTTGGCGTCCTCCTCTGGGAATATTCGTGCGGCTGCCGATGGAGTGAGCGTAAGTAGCGACTACGTCGCTCTGGGCATCGAGATCCAAGGATTGGTTCGGATCTACGACAAGACTGGAAAAACCGTAGGCATTCTCGCTCCGCCTCCAGGCAGTCCGATTGGTTTCGGATTGGCGGTTGCCATCGAAGGCGACTTGCTGGCTGTTAGCGCTGGTGGAGGCTCTCCCGCGGCGAGCACCGTGTACGTCTATCGCGTGCAGGACGTCCTTGTGGTGCCCGAACCTAGTAGCGTGGCGATGACGTTGCTGGGCGTTTGCGGGGTCGCCGCTTCAAGCCGACGCCGCCCCAGACGGTAGTTGGTAACGCTGCTTCGCTGGCGCCGTTGGGGGGATGCTTCTTGCGGCTGCGCAGCCCCGGCAGGCGAGCACGCCAACTCCTGCTCTAGCATGTCGACACTTCGCGGCGGCACGCCATCCAGCTCCGCTAAAATCGTTCGCATATTGCGGTCACAGGCATTAGATTACCGCTCCACCGCATGTTTCTATATCAGGCTCAAAATATGACAGTCGCGCCCACGGGCCGGCCGTCAGCACGGCGGCGGGATTTGAGTTGCGCAGGCTAACTAGGGAAATTGCTAATGTCTAACTTCTGGCGCAAAGCAGCGATTGTAGCAGTACTAATCCGTTTTCTTGCCGCAACGCCCGTCTCCGCATCGCCCGTGCTGGAGTGGTCTCGACAATTCGGCACTGCCGGTGAAGACCGTGCTTATGCCATCGCCACTGACCTGCTGGGAAATGCGTACATAACCGGGGACACGCGAGGATCGCTCGCCGCGCCCCTCTCCGGCATTAGCGACGCCTTTTTGAGTAAGTTCGATGCGAGCGGCAACCGAGTTTGGACGGCGCAACTCGGCTCCACAGGCGGCGAGCGAAGTTACGGCGTCGCGACTGACGGCGTCGGAAGCGTATACATCTCAGGCGCGACCGGCGGGTCGCTTAATGGTCCCCAGGCTGGTTTCGGCGACGCCATTCTCAGTCGATACACGACGGACGGAGTGCTGCTGTGGTCCAGGCAGCTTGGCACAGCCTCTGCCGACGTTAGCAACGCCGTGGCTGTCGACGGCATTGGCAACGTTTTCATTTCAGGATACACGGAGGATACATTCAACGGTCCTCACGTCGGGCTCCAGGACGCATTTCTCGCCAAGTACGACGTTGCCGGCAACAGAATTTGGACCAGGCAGCTCGGTACGAAGCAGCTCGATTCCAGTCTTGGCCTCGCCGTGGACGGCCTTGGAAACGTCTATACCACCGGCTTCACGGGAGGCGATTTAGTCAACGGCACGAATCACGTCGAACTCGATGCGTTCCTTGCCAAGTACGACGCTGACGGCAATCGACTTTGGATCAAACAGCTTGGGCAGCTTGTAGATACGACTACTGCCATTCGTAGCAATGGAGTGACGTATGACAATTTAGGAAACGTTTATCTGACAGGCTTCGTCGGAGGCGAGTTCGCCGGACCAAGCGCTGGAGTCGACAGCGCCTTTCTTTGTAAGTTCGACGCTAACGGCAATCTCCTTTGGAAGGCTCAACTCGCCGCCGGCGAGGGCGCTCAAGGCCAGGGCGTCGCCACGGACGGCCAAGGGAATGTGTACATCTCCGGGGCAGCTTCGGGCGACCTACAGGGACCTAGCGCCGGCTTGAGCGATATGTTTCTCAGCAAGTTCGACCAAGCTGGAAATCGCCTCTGGACGATGCAACTTGGCTCCGCGGAGACTGATTTTGCCAGCGGCGTGTCAGCTGATTTTCAAGGTAACGTTTACATCACCGGCTTCACGAGCGGAAGCCTCGGCGGCGCCAACGCGGGCGACGACGACATCGTCATCGCCAAGATTCGCGACACCGTCCCTGAGCCCAGCGCCTGTTCCCTGAGCGTTGCCGCGATCGTCGCTTTGATCAGTCGGAGTCGGCGAAGTTCCGTTAGAAAACGCGACGATGTTTTGCGTTAACGCAACCGGATCGTGCTGCGGAACATGTGGTTGCAGTCAATGCGGGAACATGATTGGCATATCGCTCGACAGCGCGATTGGCGAGCAATGACGAATCGGGCGAGTCGCGGACCGTGCTGATCTGGCAGGCGAGTTTGATGCCTCTCGCGGCTGTGCCGCCCCGGTAGGCGGGTACGCCAACCGGGGCTATCCACTCCCCCAATCATGTTGGCGATTGGCGGCGACGTGGGGCCACCGCGACCGACGGTCGCGGCTTTTTGCGGAGGCTGGGGGGGCGCTTGACGGTTCGCTCGTCGGCTAGTGCCGATTCAATTCGTACGGCGTCGCGACTGGAGGACGATGCTCAGTAGCGCCAGTCCCACCATACCGACGCTCGTTGGTTCTGGTACGAGCGACCAGCGAATCGCGAAGCTATATCCATCTGTGGTGAATCCCCAGCCAGCGATGTTGCCCAACTCATCGACGTCTGTCGCCAGCGAAAACAAGAAGTTCGGTCGCGTCTGTTGCTCGAGGATACTATGCAAGTCAACGACGCTGTCCGCGCTTCCTCTCCAAGCTAGAGCTCGCGCGTGGAGGCCATTGCCGACCCCCCCGCTACCAACCTGCCACTCTCCTGCAGTCGCTTCAGCCTGCGTGTAGGCAAATCCAGGCGGATGAAGGTTGACAACGCTGTTCGCACTGCCATGCCATAGCAGCGCGTTGCTTTGGGGCGGATCGCTCGATGTAGATCCGTACCCAACCTGAGACGTCGCTCCGCCTCCGTTGGCCCTTGTGCGCGCGAAACCATCGGGATGGAGATCGACGACGCTATCGGCAGTTCCCTTCCACAGCAATGCGTGCTCCACGAACTGCGACTCGCTTGGTCGGACGATGCCCCAACCTGTCTGGCCGCCGCCTTCGCCATCGCAGGCGTATGTCTCCGAATAAACCGGTACGTGCAAGTCAACGACGCTCTCCGCAGTTCCTCGCCATAGTAAGGCGTGATACGGTGCGCTCCCGTCAGTCGGCACGCCTGCTCCTACTTGAGAGGATTCGTCGACGCCGTTGGCGTCCGAGTAGCTATAACCGAGGGGGTGGAGGTCAACGGCGCTTTGAGCCGTCCCATGCCACAGGAAAGCATGGCGTTCCCCCCCAGCGAGTTGCCCGTAGCCAACTTGCGAATTGCCGTGAATGTCGCTTGCAAACGACAAAGCAAACCCGGCTGGATGGAGGCTTATCGGGGACGCCGCCGGGCTGGGCCAGATTGTGGCCTCATTGTACGAGCTGTAGAGGGAGCCAATCGTCGCATTGCCATACACTCCCCAGCCAGCTCCGAGTTGCGAAGTTTGGTTTAAGAGATGCACTCGGTAGGTCGCTGCGCTTAGCTGGCTACACAATGCCGCTGCGAGCAGGAGGGGCACTCCCGCGAACGTGTATTTCATTAGTCTGCATCACTTCTGTTCAGTCGATTGCCTGGCGGTTTTGAATGTAATAGACGTGGATGTCCTCGTGAAGTGTTCTGCGCCGAGCAGACGACTGCCGACTCGCTTCATTGCTCTCGTGATTCCGTGACGTCTTGGCGGCGATCCGCTGTTCGCCGAGCATGGGGTGGTTGGGGCGGGGATTATGGGGTGAACGACGCGGTTCCGCCACCCCGGTAGGCGAGTGCGCTAACCGGGGCTACCTGGTTTTCGATGTCGGGTGGATCGACGCCGATTTTTGACGTCGCTTGGTGGGGCTTGGCGGCTACGTGGCGGCCACTGCGACCGGCGGTCGCGGCTTTTTGCGGGGAATGGGGTGAACGGTTGACGGTTTGCGCGGTTGTCGGCGAGATTGAGGAGTGGCTTGTCTTTCCTGGCGAGGAGTTTCGCGATGCTTGCTCGGTGGTTGTGCGGCGCTGGCGTGCTGGTGATGCTTTTGTGCGGCGTTGCCATCAGCGCTGAGTCGCCATCGAAGGCGGGCGGCGCGACTGTCGACGAACGCGATCCGGACGATCCTCGCTTTGCCGGGAATTTTCGCGGGGTCGTCAACGGGCCGGATGGCCAGCCGTTTGCCGGGGCGCGAGTGTATCTCATGCCGTATGACGAGGCGTTGGCGCCGTACGACCAGACGCTGAAGCCGGAGGTGGCAGGGCTCGGGCCGGTGCGGGCGGTGACGGACGAGGCGGGCCGATTTGAGTTCGAGGCGCCCGACGCGACGTTCGTCGATCTTGACTCACTGCCGTCGCGGCGGAATGGCCTCCTCATCGTGACGGCCGATGGCTACGGGGCTGACTTTCGCAACTATCGCGGGCGGATCGACTCGGCCCTGCCGACGGCTGCGGAACGGATCGAGCGGAACTATTTTGCCTTTCAGTTGGCGGCGGACGACGTGCCGATTCGCGGGCGACTATTGGGAACCCATGGACAGCCGCTCGTTGGAGCGCGCGTCCGGTTGGGGAGCGTCACGATTCCGCCGGAGCGCGACCTCGACGCCAAAATCGCTCAGATGAGGAAAGCGAGCGTATTTCATTCGCCGCCGTTTCCGGGACAGGTCATGTACCGTCCCGACTTGCTGCCGGGCGTGACTGCGGAGGCGCGCACGGATAACGACGGCGAGTTTGAACTCAGCGGGATTGGCGCCGACCGTCTGGTGCGACTGGAAATCACAGGGGCTGGCGTCGTCACCACGCAGATGGCCGTGATGACCCGTGAAGGCGACGACGTAGGAACGATGCTCGATCCGGATAGCAGGCCGACGCAACTTGTCTCTGCCGCCCGCTTCACACGGATTTGTGAGCCGGGACGAACGATTACGGGACGAGTGATCGACCGCGAAACGAGGCAGCCGATCGCGGGAATGCGGGTGGGGAAGTCGCTCGGGAGGCCTCGTGACGGCGTTGGCTACGGCGTCGTCCTTACCGACGCAGATGGCAAGTTTCAGTTGGCTGGATTGACGCCTTCGAGCGACGAGGTGTGTATCACTGCTGCGTCGTCGCCGGGGATGGCGTACGAATCGGGCGAGGCGACTGCGAAAGATGACGGGCCAGTGGAGATTGAGTGCCGGCGCGGGATTCCGTTTCGATTGAAGCTTGTGGATGAACTGGGAAAGCCGGTCGAGGCGCGAGTCACGTACGCCGACGTCGGCCGCAATCCTCTGGCGCAGAGCCCCTCATGCAATCCCTGCCGGCAGCCCTATAGCGTCGCGATCCGCGACGCGACGGGAAGCTATCGCGGCTTCGTTGAGGCGGGCCCTGGCGCCATTTTGGTGGAGGCGACGGATGGCGTCGCGTACCATGCGACGGACGTGAAGCCCAGCGAGTTCTTTGCGGCGGAACTCGCGAAGCTCTCGCCGAAGTGGCAAATCGAGGCTTTCGGGACGAGCCGAGTTCTCTACAGTTCCATTGGCGGATTGGATCTCGATTCCTATCCGGCGATGGTGCTCGTGAATCCTGAAGTGGATTCGCCGCCGTTAGAACTAACGGCGACGGTTGTGTGCGACGTTCCGCAGCGGGTTGAGCTGGTCGATGGCGACGGGCGGCTTGTCGAGGGCTGCAGGACGCAAGGGATGACGCAGCACTTGTACGATGCGGAGACGCGACCGCGGGGCGGAGCCTTCGGCATTCGCGGCTTGCATGCGGAGCGCGCGAGGCGGATTACGTTCTTTCACGAAGATCGCAAGTTGATCGGGTTCGTGCTCGCCCGCGCCGGCGTCAAGGAGGTGATTCGCCTACGGATGGAGCCGTG
This sequence is a window from Lacipirellula parvula. Protein-coding genes within it:
- a CDS encoding FG-GAP repeat protein (PEP-CTERM proteins occur, often in large numbers, in the proteomes of bacteria that also encode an exosortase, a predicted intramembrane cysteine proteinase. The presence of a PEP-CTERM domain at a protein's C-terminus predicts cleavage within the sorting domain, followed by covalent anchoring to some some component of the (usually Gram-negative) cell surface. Many PEP-CTERM proteins exhibit an unusual sequence composition that includes large numbers of potential glycosylation sites. Expression of one such protein has been shown restore the ability of a bacterium to form floc, a type of biofilm.), which produces MRSSYLSYAVFSAFISFSFAVGAFAAPPSPTPLATFHVPGLATNDYLGWSLATDGQRVLVGTGLGSAYLYDPFTQQQLAKVTLPSADVGTSVALQGDSAVIAGTFDTYVYNFADLTNISKIKLTPSDYPGTRVGFSVDMSGDVVIAAAAKDPNNAAIGGAAYLFDRVTGNQIARLVANDGQENDGFGVAVAIDEGRAAVAALQPLSSSGGAVYLFDAEPSTVGNRQLAKYAPAPGLQSPGQFGYNVDLNDETLVATQPFGQSFIWPTAGTPAPLASSSGNIRAAADGVSVSSDYVALGIEIQGLVRIYDKTGKTVGILAPPPGSPIGFGLAVAIEGDLLAVSAGGGSPAASTVYVYRVQDVLVVPEPSSVAMTLLGVCGVAASSRRRPRR
- a CDS encoding SBBP repeat-containing protein, whose translation is MSNFWRKAAIVAVLIRFLAATPVSASPVLEWSRQFGTAGEDRAYAIATDLLGNAYITGDTRGSLAAPLSGISDAFLSKFDASGNRVWTAQLGSTGGERSYGVATDGVGSVYISGATGGSLNGPQAGFGDAILSRYTTDGVLLWSRQLGTASADVSNAVAVDGIGNVFISGYTEDTFNGPHVGLQDAFLAKYDVAGNRIWTRQLGTKQLDSSLGLAVDGLGNVYTTGFTGGDLVNGTNHVELDAFLAKYDADGNRLWIKQLGQLVDTTTAIRSNGVTYDNLGNVYLTGFVGGEFAGPSAGVDSAFLCKFDANGNLLWKAQLAAGEGAQGQGVATDGQGNVYISGAASGDLQGPSAGLSDMFLSKFDQAGNRLWTMQLGSAETDFASGVSADFQGNVYITGFTSGSLGGANAGDDDIVIAKIRDTVPEPSACSLSVAAIVALISRSRRSSVRKRDDVLR
- a CDS encoding PEP-CTERM sorting domain-containing protein (PEP-CTERM proteins occur, often in large numbers, in the proteomes of bacteria that also encode an exosortase, a predicted intramembrane cysteine proteinase. The presence of a PEP-CTERM domain at a protein's C-terminus predicts cleavage within the sorting domain, followed by covalent anchoring to some some component of the (usually Gram-negative) cell surface. Many PEP-CTERM proteins exhibit an unusual sequence composition that includes large numbers of potential glycosylation sites. Expression of one such protein has been shown restore the ability of a bacterium to form floc, a type of biofilm.) — its product is MSFASDIHGNSQVGYGQLAGGERHAFLWHGTAQSAVDLHPLGYSYSDANGVDESSQVGAGVPTDGSAPYHALLWRGTAESVVDLHVPVYSETYACDGEGGGQTGWGIVRPSESQFVEHALLWKGTADSVVDLHPDGFARTRANGGGATSQVGYGSTSSDPPQSNALLWHGSANSVVNLHPPGFAYTQAEATAGEWQVGSGGVGNGLHARALAWRGSADSVVDLHSILEQQTRPNFLFSLATDVDELGNIAGWGFTTDGYSFAIRWSLVPEPTSVGMVGLALLSIVLQSRRRTN
- a CDS encoding carboxypeptidase-like regulatory domain-containing protein → MLARWLCGAGVLVMLLCGVAISAESPSKAGGATVDERDPDDPRFAGNFRGVVNGPDGQPFAGARVYLMPYDEALAPYDQTLKPEVAGLGPVRAVTDEAGRFEFEAPDATFVDLDSLPSRRNGLLIVTADGYGADFRNYRGRIDSALPTAAERIERNYFAFQLAADDVPIRGRLLGTHGQPLVGARVRLGSVTIPPERDLDAKIAQMRKASVFHSPPFPGQVMYRPDLLPGVTAEARTDNDGEFELSGIGADRLVRLEITGAGVVTTQMAVMTREGDDVGTMLDPDSRPTQLVSAARFTRICEPGRTITGRVIDRETRQPIAGMRVGKSLGRPRDGVGYGVVLTDADGKFQLAGLTPSSDEVCITAASSPGMAYESGEATAKDDGPVEIECRRGIPFRLKLVDELGKPVEARVTYADVGRNPLAQSPSCNPCRQPYSVAIRDATGSYRGFVEAGPGAILVEATDGVAYHATDVKPSEFFAAELAKLSPKWQIEAFGTSRVLYSSIGGLDLDSYPAMVLVNPEVDSPPLELTATVVCDVPQRVELVDGDGRLVEGCRTQGMTQHLYDAETRPRGGAFGIRGLHAERARRITFFHEDRKLIGFVLARAGVKEVIRLRMEPWGTITGRLLDEAGKPLARQGILAGSALGELNLDPKIGERGYVHTDDAGRFQIDELVPGQRYDGRFYREPGKPEQTVFEGVTLKPGETIDLGDVQLRPIGVARVRTHGAQAPAVLLAARAHRSE